The following are encoded in a window of Staphylococcus piscifermentans genomic DNA:
- the glmU gene encoding bifunctional UDP-N-acetylglucosamine diphosphorylase/glucosamine-1-phosphate N-acetyltransferase GlmU, whose protein sequence is MQRYAVVLAAGKGTRMKSKLYKVLHKVADKAMIEHVVDSVAQSGADQIVTIVGHGAESVKETLGERSAYGFQEEQLGTAHAVKMAAEELKDKEGTTLVVCGDTPLITADTLNALVKHHEESDAEATVLSATAPNPFGYGRIVRDAEGHLSKIVEQKDATAAEQQIDEISSGIFAFDNQTLFRLLDAVKNDNAQGEYYLPEVLTLILSEGGKAEVYHTDDFEEIMGVNDRVALSKAAQAMRARINEYHMRNGVTIIDPASTYIASDVIIGMDTVIEPGVHIGQGTHIGEDTVIGQYSDINNSTIGNRTTVKQSVINDATVGDDTTVGPFAQLRPNAHLGNEVKVGNFVEVKKADIKDGAKVSHLSYIGDAEIGERTNIGCGSITVNYDGKNKFKTIIGKDSFIGCNTNLVAPVTLGDDVLIAAGSTITDNVPNDSLALARSRQTTKPGYLNKNKE, encoded by the coding sequence ATGCAGAGATACGCGGTGGTATTAGCAGCTGGAAAAGGCACAAGAATGAAATCGAAATTGTACAAAGTGCTGCACAAAGTAGCAGATAAAGCGATGATTGAACACGTAGTAGACAGTGTCGCACAATCAGGCGCAGATCAGATTGTAACGATAGTCGGTCATGGTGCAGAAAGTGTGAAAGAAACATTAGGAGAACGCTCAGCTTATGGTTTCCAAGAGGAACAATTAGGTACAGCACATGCAGTGAAAATGGCGGCTGAAGAATTGAAAGATAAAGAAGGCACAACGTTAGTAGTATGCGGTGACACACCGTTAATCACAGCAGATACCTTGAATGCTTTAGTGAAGCATCATGAAGAAAGCGACGCAGAGGCGACAGTATTGTCAGCTACAGCGCCTAATCCATTTGGATATGGCAGAATTGTCAGAGACGCTGAAGGACATTTATCTAAAATTGTAGAACAGAAAGATGCTACAGCAGCAGAACAGCAAATTGATGAAATCAGTTCAGGAATCTTTGCATTCGACAATCAAACTTTATTCCGTTTGTTAGATGCAGTGAAAAATGACAATGCACAAGGCGAATATTATTTGCCGGAAGTGTTAACTTTAATATTATCTGAAGGTGGTAAAGCTGAGGTTTACCATACAGATGACTTTGAAGAAATTATGGGTGTGAATGATAGAGTGGCTTTAAGCAAAGCAGCGCAAGCAATGCGCGCACGTATCAATGAATATCATATGCGCAATGGCGTTACCATCATTGATCCGGCATCTACTTATATCGCTTCAGATGTTATAATAGGGATGGATACTGTTATCGAACCAGGGGTACATATTGGACAAGGCACACATATCGGCGAAGATACAGTCATCGGCCAATACTCGGATATCAATAATAGTACGATTGGCAATCGCACTACAGTCAAACAATCTGTCATAAATGATGCGACAGTCGGTGATGATACAACAGTCGGTCCATTTGCGCAATTAAGACCGAATGCACATTTAGGCAACGAAGTGAAAGTCGGCAACTTTGTGGAAGTGAAGAAAGCAGATATTAAAGATGGCGCTAAAGTTTCACATCTCAGCTATATCGGAGACGCAGAAATCGGAGAACGTACAAATATCGGCTGCGGTTCCATTACAGTCAACTACGATGGTAAAAATAAATTCAAAACGATTATCGGAAAAGACTCATTTATCGGCTGCAATACTAACTTAGTAGCCCCTGTGACACTTGGTGATGATGTACTGATTGCAGCAGGCTCAACGATTACAGACAATGTGCCGAATGACAGTTTAGCCTTAGCCCGTTCTAGACAAACAACGAAACCTGGTTATTTAAATAAAAATAAAGAGTAG
- a CDS encoding RidA family protein — translation MNTIHTNKAPEALGPYSQAVVIGDLVYTSGQIPLNEFGELVSNEIAVQTKQVLNNLSHVLEAAGADLDSVVKTTIFIADMDDFQYINEVYGQFFNAHRPARSCVEVARLPKDVKIEIEAIAQIKGK, via the coding sequence ATGAACACAATTCACACTAATAAAGCACCAGAAGCATTAGGACCTTATTCACAAGCTGTTGTTATCGGCGATTTAGTTTATACTTCTGGTCAAATTCCGTTAAACGAATTCGGCGAGTTAGTCAGCAATGAAATAGCAGTACAAACAAAACAAGTGCTTAATAACTTAAGCCACGTTTTAGAAGCAGCGGGTGCTGACTTAGACTCAGTAGTGAAAACAACAATTTTCATTGCAGATATGGATGATTTCCAATATATCAATGAAGTCTACGGTCAATTTTTCAATGCACACAGACCAGCGAGAAGCTGCGTAGAAGTGGCACGTTTGCCGAAAGACGTTAAAATTGAAATAGAAGCAATCGCTCAAATAAAAGGAAAATAA
- the spoVG gene encoding septation regulator SpoVG: protein MKVTDVRLRKIQTDGRMKALVSITLDDAFVVHDLRVIEGNSGLFVAMPSKRTPDGEFRDIAHPINSDMRQEIQDAVMKVYEETDEVIPDKNAQPSTDSEDGSSEEEA from the coding sequence ATGAAAGTGACAGATGTAAGACTTAGAAAAATACAAACAGATGGAAGAATGAAAGCGCTTGTGTCTATTACACTTGACGATGCATTCGTAGTCCATGATTTGCGTGTAATTGAAGGCAACTCAGGTCTATTCGTCGCAATGCCAAGTAAACGTACACCAGATGGTGAATTCCGTGACATCGCGCATCCAATTAATTCAGACATGAGACAAGAAATTCAAGATGCAGTGATGAAAGTATACGAAGAAACTGATGAAGTCATTCCAGATAAGAATGCACAACCGTCAACAGATTCTGAAGACGGCAGTAGTGAAGAAGAAGCTTAA
- a CDS encoding ribose-phosphate diphosphokinase encodes MLANEYKNSSLKIFSLKGNEPLAREVADNVGIELGKCSVKRFSDGEIQINIEESIRGCDVFIIQPTSYPVNVHLMELLIMIDACKRASAATINIVVPYYGYARQDRKARSREPITAKLVANLIQVAGADRMIALDLHAPQIQGFFDIPIDHLMGVPILAEYFKQNPDINPEETVVVSPDHGGVTRARKLADILKTPIAIIDKRRPKPNVAEVMNIVGDIDGRTAIIIDDIIDTAGTITLAAQALKDKGAKEVYACCTHPVLSGPAKDRIENSAIKELIVTNSIRLDEERKPENTTELSVAGLLAQAIVRVYERESVSVLFD; translated from the coding sequence ATGTTAGCTAATGAATATAAAAATTCATCTTTAAAGATTTTCTCGTTGAAAGGAAATGAGCCGCTTGCACGTGAAGTAGCTGATAATGTCGGTATTGAATTAGGAAAGTGTTCAGTAAAACGTTTCAGCGATGGCGAAATTCAAATCAACATTGAAGAAAGTATCCGTGGTTGTGATGTATTTATTATCCAACCTACATCTTATCCAGTTAACGTACATTTAATGGAATTACTTATCATGATTGATGCATGTAAACGTGCTTCAGCGGCTACAATTAACATTGTGGTTCCTTATTATGGTTATGCACGTCAAGACAGAAAAGCCCGCAGCCGTGAACCGATTACTGCTAAATTAGTAGCTAACTTGATTCAAGTAGCAGGTGCTGATCGTATGATCGCATTAGATTTGCACGCACCGCAAATTCAAGGTTTCTTTGATATTCCAATCGACCACTTGATGGGTGTGCCGATTTTAGCTGAATATTTCAAACAAAACCCAGATATCAACCCTGAAGAAACAGTTGTAGTATCACCTGACCATGGTGGTGTAACACGCGCTCGTAAATTAGCAGACATTTTAAAAACACCTATCGCAATTATTGATAAACGCCGTCCGAAACCGAATGTTGCCGAAGTCATGAATATTGTCGGTGATATCGACGGACGTACTGCAATTATTATTGATGATATTATCGATACAGCAGGTACGATTACTTTAGCAGCACAAGCATTGAAAGATAAAGGCGCGAAAGAAGTTTATGCATGTTGTACGCACCCTGTACTTTCTGGTCCAGCCAAAGACCGTATCGAAAATTCAGCAATCAAAGAATTGATTGTTACAAATTCAATCCGTTTGGATGAGGAACGTAAACCTGAAAATACAACTGAATTATCAGTTGCAGGATTGTTAGCACAAGCTATTGTACGTGTTTACGAAAGAGAATCTGTCAGCGTATTATTCGACTAA